Proteins encoded together in one Panthera uncia isolate 11264 chromosome A2, Puncia_PCG_1.0, whole genome shotgun sequence window:
- the SWSAP1 gene encoding ATPase SWSAP1, giving the protein MAETLRRVLNLGTSARSGEEDTAEAGPPLLLLGGPGSGKTALLFAAALEAAGEGRGPVLFLTRRPLQSLPRGTGAALDPLRLQKVRFQYPPSTHELLQLLCSAHEARGPAPSLLLLDGLEEYLVEDQGPQDAAYLAALLLDTAAHFSHQTGPGQGCGLIVALQTQEEGVSGDALQVSLLQRYFPAQCWLQAETPGPGQHRLRACLDPGGLGPRAEWCVAFRPNGEMTITPWPTQAGNLSLDKGSSSGGQP; this is encoded by the exons ATGGCGGAGACGCTGAGGCGGGTGCTAAACCTAGGCACCTCAGCAAGGTCCGGGGAGGAGGATACAGCCGAGGCTGGACCGCCTTTGCTGCTGCTCGGCGGCCCAGGGTCTGGAAAGACAGCGCTGCTATTCGCGGCGGCCCTGGAAGCGGCAGGAGAGGGCCGAGGCCCCGTCCTCTTTCTGACTCGAAGACCTCTTCAAAGCCTGCCCCGCGGGACTGGCGCAGCACTCGACCCCCTGCGGCTACAG AAGGTCCGCTTCCAGTACCCACCCTCAACCCATGAACTCCTTCAGCTTCTGTGCTCTGCCCATGAGGCCCGCggtccagccccctccctgctgctACTGGATGGCCTCGAGGAGTACCTAGTGGAAGACCAGGGACCCCAGGATGCCGCCTACCTGGCTGCGCTGCTTCTGGACACAGCTGCCCACTTCAGCCACCAGACTGGGCCTGGCCAGGGCTGTGGGCTCATTGTGGCCCTACAGACCCAGGAGGAGGGAGTCAGTGGGGATGCCCTGCAGGTGTCACTGCTCCAGCGGTATTTCCCTGCCCAGTGCTGGCTGCAGGCAGAGACACCAGGCCCAGGACAGCACCGCCTCCGAGCCTGCCTGGATCCAGGTGGGCTGGGGCCTAGGGCAGAGTGGTGCGTGGCTTTCCGACCAAATGGAGAGATGACAATCACCCCGTGGCCTACCCAGGCTGGCAACCTCAGCTTAGACAAAGGTTCAAGCTCTGGAGGCCAGCCTTGA